One window of Kryptolebias marmoratus isolate JLee-2015 linkage group LG3, ASM164957v2, whole genome shotgun sequence genomic DNA carries:
- the pld6 gene encoding mitochondrial cardiolipin hydrolase: MSVLWTVKVVGLGAVALTLSLELLGRLFGRLKHRKTLNEVLFFPSEVACVEHFFTPTATHSCFCSLPHGVETSFYRLLRHILSASSSLDLCVFSFSNADLRRAVLLLHSKGVAVRVVSDKDYSAITGSQIGVLRKAGICVRCDVGSVHMHHKFAVVDGRRLITGSLNWTLTAVLNNMENILITEEPDLVQPFVKEFHRLWVLNDPAQYYQNQ; the protein is encoded by the exons ATGTCGGTGCTGTGGACTGTGAAGGTGGTCGGCCTGGGGGCAGTGGCCCTCACTCTCAGCCTGGAGCTGCTGGGTCGGCTCTTTGGTCGtctgaagcacagaaaaacCCTGAATGAGGTCCTCTTCTTCCCCTCAGAGGTGGCCTGTGTGGAGCACTTCTTCACTCCTACCGCCACTCA CTCCTGCTTCTGCTCATTGCCTCACGGTGTGGAGACTTCGTTCTACCGTCTTCTCCGCCACATCTTGTCTGCTTCCTCGTCCCTGGACTTGtgcgttttttctttttccaacgCGGACCTGCGTCgggctgtgctgctgctgcatagCAAGGGCGTAGCCGTCCGAGTCGTGTCCGACAAGGACTACTCTGCCATAACTGGCTCCCAGATCGGGGTACTCCGCAAGGCAG GGATCTGCGTGCGTTGTGACGTGGGCTCTGTGCACATGCATCACAAGTTCGCTGTGGTGGACGGTCGGCGGCTCATCACCGGCTCCCTCAACTGGACGCTGACAGCAGTGCTGAACAACATGGAGAACATCCTCATTACTGAGGAGCCCGACCTGGTGCAACCCTTCGTCAAGGAGTTCCACCGGTTATGGGTGCTCAATGATCCAGCCCAGTACTACCAGAACCAGTGA
- the LOC108244333 gene encoding transcription elongation factor 1 homolog — MGRRKSKRKPPPKKKMTGDLESQFTCPFCNHEKSCDVKMERSRNTGIISCSVCLEEFQTPITYLSEPVDVYSDWIDACEAANQ, encoded by the exons ATGGGTCGCCGCAAGTCCAAACGAAAGCCTCCCCCCAAGAAAAAGATGACGGGGGATCTGGAAAGTCAGTTCACCTGCCCCTTCTGCAACCACGAGAAGTCCTGTGACGTCAAAAT GGAAAGAAGCAGGAATACTGGGATCATATCCTGTTCTGTGTGCTTGGAGGAGTTCCAGACTCCCATCACCT ATTTGTCAGAGCCAGTTGATGTGTACAGTGACTGGATAGATGCCTGTGAAGCAGCCAATCAGTAG